The Streptomyces sp. M92 nucleotide sequence ACCACGAGCGGTGTCCCGGCGTCCGCCAGGCGCAGCGCCATCGGCTGACCCATGACGCCGAGACCGATGAAACCGACCCGCATGACGCACCACCCGTCCGTCCGCCACGGGCACGCCACTCGGCGGACCCTCGGGCTATGACACTCGTCATAGTAGCCCCGTTTATGACGGCGGTCATAGAGTGGTCGCGCCGCCGCGGGCGCGGTGGACGGTGCGCGAGGGTGCAGGGAGGCCGGCGATGGCGAGGCCCGAGCGGGGACCGAGGGAGCGGATGGTCTTCAGCGCCGCCCAGCTGATCCGCCGCGACGGCGTGGGGGCGACCGGGATGCGCGACGTCGCCGCGCACGCCGGGGCGCCCCGGGGTTCGCTCCAGCACTACTTCCCCGGCGGCAAGGAACAACTGGTCGGCGAGGCCCTGCGGTGGGCGGGACGGTACGCGGCCAAGCGGGTCGACCGGTTCCTGGCGGCGATGGAGCGGCCGACGCCGAGTGGGCTGTTCGCGGCGATGGTGGGCCAGTGGACCGACGAGTACGAGACCGCCGGCTTCGCCGCCGGGTGCCCGGTCGCGGCGGCGACGGTGGACTGCGCCGGGAGCAGCGACGCCACCCGCGAGGCGGCCGCCGACGCCTTCGCCGCCTGGACCCGGCCCGTCGCCGACGCGCTGACCGGCATGGGCGTGCCCGCGGCCAGGTCCGAGCCGCTCGCCACGCTGATGATCAGCGCCCTGGAGGGGGCGGTGGTCATCGCCCGCGCCGAGCGGGACGTACGGGCACTGACGACCGTCGCCCGCGAACTGGGGCCGCTGCTGGACGCCGCCGTCGTGCCCGCGTGAAGCCGCCGGCGGCCGCATCCCGGGCGGCGGGCCGGCGGCCACCGGCTCAGGCCGTCACCGTCTCCGGCCGCGCGCTCTGAGCCGGGACCCGCCCACCGAGTTCCTCCGTCGGCACCCGGTGGGTCTCCCGGGCCGACAGCGCGGCGACCACCGGCGGTACGCACAGCGCCGCCGTGAACAGTGCCACCGCGCACCAGTCGGCACCGTCCGGACCGGCGATCCGCGCCGCGAACGTCACCGCGGACCCGGCCACCGCGAAGCCGGTCTGCGTGCCGATCGCCACGCCGGACGGGCGGACCCGGGCGGAGAACATCCGAGTTCGCCGGCGGGGCGCTGGAGACGTACCGGGAGCTGGGCATCCTCTGCGACCGCGACGCGCACGGCGCCTTCCGGCGCCGCTACACGCACACCGTCGGCCGGCTCTTCTTCGAACTCGTCCAGCGGGACGGCGGCTACCGGGGCTACGGCGCGGCGAACGCCCGCGTCCGGCTGGCGGCGCAGCACGCGGCGCGCGGGTTCACTGGCGGCTGACGGTGCGGGTCAGACCCGTGATCACCGTCGTGGCCAGGATCCACCCCGTGATGATGAGGACGTACGCCAGCGTCTGGTAGCCCCCCTCGGGGGCGAAGGCGCTCTCCTGCCCGAAGGAGATCACCGGCAGCAGCAGGTCCAGGGTGTAGAAGACGGGGTCGAAGTCGGGGGACTCGGTGGGCTTGAGCGGCGGCGGGTGGTGGAGCCCGTACGCCACCGAGCCGACCGCGAGCAGCGACAGCAGCCAGCCGCCCGCCCGCAGCGGACGGAAGCCGTAGCCGACTGTGACGTCCTGGAGGTGTCCCCACAGCCTGCCGTACCAGGGCAGGGTGCGCCGGTGCCGGCGCTGCTTGGCGAGCTGTACCCTGCGGGCCGCGTCGTCGTCGCCGATCCTGCGGTAGGAGGCGGTCAGCTGCTCGTAGATGAAGGGCAGATAGCTGTCGCCCTTCTCCAGCATCGGCAGCCGCCGTTCGGCGGGCTCGTGCGGGATGAGCGATGTGTAGGTGAGGTCGTTGAGCTGGACCCAGGCCGGTACGGCCTCCGGTTCGAGGAACAGGACGTCCACCTGGGAGCGGCGCAGATTGAGGGCACCCTCCGCCCTCGGGCACTGGCGCAGCCACAGTTCGCCGATCACGCAGCTGCTGGCCCGCAGCGCGGTCCCGCCCGGGTTGGCCAGGCGAGCGTGCGACAGGTCCAGCCGGCCGGGTATGCGCGCGCCGCGCAGCTCCAGCCGGC carries:
- a CDS encoding TetR/AcrR family transcriptional regulator, encoding MARPERGPRERMVFSAAQLIRRDGVGATGMRDVAAHAGAPRGSLQHYFPGGKEQLVGEALRWAGRYAAKRVDRFLAAMERPTPSGLFAAMVGQWTDEYETAGFAAGCPVAAATVDCAGSSDATREAAADAFAAWTRPVADALTGMGVPAARSEPLATLMISALEGAVVIARAERDVRALTTVARELGPLLDAAVVPA
- a CDS encoding membrane-associated oxidoreductase — its product is MEINDLTPAETRVWRAFATGSLVDFRAADDEDPSDGDTWGFERTVRAHVLRALLLDGPRAEGEVPALNLAGVRVTGVLELQYATVDHPVRLRHCHFEDVPRLYGARLREVNLSESVLPGLVSHAVRVEGVLRLTRARFGGMVRLGGAEVTGSLYLESTRIHAPDTEGSVLQLNQAVLGADLWAPGLEARGEMRLDGARVAGTVNLTDAVLDRPGGTALKAETLAAESDVLMRNAEVRGRLELRGARIPGRLDLSHARLANPGGTALRASSCVIGELWLRQCPRAEGALNLRRSQVDVLFLEPEAVPAWVQLNDLTYTSLIPHEPAERRLPMLEKGDSYLPFIYEQLTASYRRIGDDDAARRVQLAKQRRHRRTLPWYGRLWGHLQDVTVGYGFRPLRAGGWLLSLLAVGSVAYGLHHPPPLKPTESPDFDPVFYTLDLLLPVISFGQESAFAPEGGYQTLAYVLIITGWILATTVITGLTRTVSRQ